Within the Eucalyptus grandis isolate ANBG69807.140 chromosome 1, ASM1654582v1, whole genome shotgun sequence genome, the region AAGAACTGACAATTAAGCCCATTCGATATATTTGCGGCTCTGATATTGTAGTCTTCCTACTTGGTAATGAAAAGAATCGGATACGCAGTGGGCAACCTACATGAAGACCGGCCTCTTTTCCTACAACCTGCCCCCAACGAAGGTGCTCATCGTCGAAATTTGCCAGTTATGTTCACTTAGCCAATGGTTACTTAATACTTCACTGATTGGAGTTGGAGAGATTTAAGTTTGTGAAAACTCTTGTCTGGAACTCTTTGAGTGGGTCTTCTAAGAGGCCAAAAAGACATCAATGGGGGGGGCGCTGTTGGGTAAACTTTGTTTGTTCTCTTATTCAGAAGAATAGAGCAACCTTGAGAGCTAGGAGTGATCATGTTCCTCTTCCATATTTACTCCTCCCGCATCAGTTCCCTGATCTCATCCTACTTTCCCTTAGTTACTTATATAGTACACCGGTTGTGCTTATCCAGTTTCGTTATATCCAACAAAGTTTTCTGACCCATCTTTATTATTGATGAGAAACCAGAAAAGATTTCACGCCTCGGAATTTCGATCATTTGACCTTGCGATATCACTCCTAATGTTAAAAAAAGGCCTTTGAAATTCACTGATCAAAGCATGTCACTTGTGGGCATCAGCCTGAGGGAGCATTTATCACCATCAATAGAGGATTGTGTGTGGAAACATACATTCACCAAGGAGCAAGAGGACTACATGGGAACATGTTGGAATGATGAATTCATCAAGTACAAACAATTGCCTATTGCCTATAAAGCTTCTTAGCTGTGTGATCAATCATAGAAACAGGATTTATGCAGCCATCTAATGAACTCCCCACCTGGGGTGTCATATCTAGGGTCATACGTTCCCTCTTTTATATCAACGTAAAGAACATAAAGTTCACAGGGAGAGAACTAGTTTATATATATGAATCCAAAAGGCTGacaatttctcttcaaactagCATCGATTGGTTGCACTCATGACCAAACATAAAATTGCGCCTAAAAGTTTCATGTGTATTAGCCGAGAAAACAGTATTCACTCACTCCGAAGGGAAAAAGTCACATGTACAGTCACAAACTAAGGCTCCAAGAAGTGGGTACAACAAGAATTGGATATAGGTCGAGAAGGTTTAATGGCTAAGTGCTATCCTGCTCAGCAGAACCACTTCTCCAGAATCGGGCAATGAAAGTGCTGATCAAGGGCGAGCTTTCGGCGAACATGTAAAGACAAAACAAGCATAATCCTGtttcaaacatataaaataagagAGTCCCAATTAATTGCAGCTTCGACACTgttagaaagaaaaactgacAGAGAATATTGACAGTATTCAAGGAAGTGATCGTGTGGCCCGGCTTTGTACACAAGAACTGTgagttgaaaaaaaagaaaaggaagaaattgtgCTAGGAAAAGTGTTCTCTAACTTCTTGTTCATAAAGCATTTCCTAACACCAGCACAGTCAACGATGTCTACCGTGCTACAATTACTAAAATTGTCATTAACAAATAATTGTCCTAAAGGGCAGTAAACTTTCATCACCAATAACCAAGAATATCGAGAAGTACATCGTACTGATGAGGgcaaagagggaagaagaaggcatAGCTGTAAAATAGTTCTTGGAATTTTTCCTCTAAAAAGCATGCTCTAAAACCAACACAATCGATAACATCCATTTGTGCTAGAATAACCGCTCCTCAGAACTCCAATATCGACTTTTGTACTTTGACACTTTCGATTTTGTTATGTTTTGGAAAACTTTTGCTACAGTACAGCTTATGATGCTGAGCAAACATTTGACTGTCTGAGGTATTAAACTTCCACTGAAACCGAAAATATTGACAAGTATACAGGAACTATCCACTGGGGGTGAAAGTCTTTGGTCATTTTCTGCGAAGCTCTTTGGCGGGTTAGGTACGGACCAAAATGGAAAAGTCTTTGTTGCTGAATTTCATGTGTTAAGTCATGAGAAGAAGCTCTTTCATTGCAAGGTTAACTTCTGATCTCCCCACACATCCAATCCTTAAATTGCAGGAGCCTTGTGCAACAGGATGTCCTGTGTAAGGAGAATGCTCTAATGCGGCTACAGTCCAACAACGGATACGGCATATTGATGTTCATTTGACAGGATACTACCAGGAGGCGGGCTTTAATAAATCAAGCAAAACAGcactagagaaagaaaataaggaaataagGCCATCAAGGAGCTATATCTAAGCGAGGGaaaaaaagactgagtaaataTGTTTGTAAGGGGCAATCCTTCAATATGCTGGCTGCCATAGGATCATATTTTCTCCCTAGGCCATATACTGGTGAGAGGACTAAAATCTACTCCACTCCTCAAATGATTCATGGGAAACACGTGCGTGGACAAGCAGATTGATGAGACAGTGAGAATGCACATACCGACATAAGCAACAGTGACGCCGGAGAGAAATCTCCCCAAAGCAGACAAAACGTAAAGGCAAACGATCACCTGAAAACCAAAAAATGCACACTAGCTTAGGCCCATCACGATAAAAGAGCGGCGATCCTCTAATCTACAATAGGAGCGACCGAATGACCTTAACGAACAAGCGCTTGTCATGGCCAGTGGCGGCAACCCTGAGAACGGACTCGGTGGCTCCGACCGTGTTGGCGAGGCAGGCGACGATGCTGTTGGCCGTGTCCTGCGATATCTGCCACTCCAGCGGGTCCACCGGCACCCTATCGAtcccaccaaaaatccaatttttttacccaaaaatgaAAAGCCATAACAGGAGAAACGGAAATTTGGAAACGAAAGCCGAAAAAAgatgtgtgagagagagagaatacgAGATGTTGAGCTGGCGGAAAAGGAGGCCGAGGATGGCGAGAGAGCAGAGCAGCACGATGAGGACGtcggagaggagggagaggaggctCGAGTTCCGGTAGGCGCAGTGGTAGTACACCAGGCTCCCGCATATCAACACGATCAACGGCTTCCCTATCTCGTTCCTCATCCTTTCCTCACatgcctccctcctcctttttcGGTTCTTCTACCGTCGCACTGTTGACCGGACGCGATTAACTGCTGCTCGTCAACGTTTTGCCGAACATAGAAAACGACGCGATCAATTCGGACTCACGAGCCACAATCCCCGTCCCGCGGGGCGATCGGAAGCCGtccgcgacggc harbors:
- the LOC104421204 gene encoding reticulon-like protein B22, yielding MRNEIGKPLIVLICGSLVYYHCAYRNSSLLSLLSDVLIVLLCSLAILGLLFRQLNISVPVDPLEWQISQDTANSIVACLANTVGATESVLRVAATGHDKRLFVKVIVCLYVLSALGRFLSGVTVAYVGLCLFCLYMFAESSPLISTFIARFWRSGSAEQDST